The Nomascus leucogenys isolate Asia chromosome 16, Asia_NLE_v1, whole genome shotgun sequence genome includes a region encoding these proteins:
- the OSGIN2 gene encoding oxidative stress-induced growth inhibitor 2 isoform X2, producing MPLVEETSLLEDSSVTFPVVIIGNGPSGICLSYMLSGYRPYLSSETIHPNTILNSKLEEARHLSIVDQDLEYLSEGLEGRSSNPVAVLFDTLLHPDADFGYDYPSVLHWKLEQHHYIPHLVLGKGPPGGAWHNMEGSMLTISFGSWMELPGLKFKDWVSSKRRNLKGDRVMPEEVARYYKHYVKVMGLQKNFRENTYITSVSRLYRDQDDDDSQDRDISTKHLQIEKSNFIKRNWEIRGYQRIADGSHVPFCLFAENVALATGTLDSPAHLEIEGEDFPFVFHSMPEFGAAINKGKLRGKVDPVLIVGSGLTAADAVLCAYNSNIPVIHVFRRRVTDPSLIFKQLPKKLYPEYHKVYHMMCTQSYSVDSNLLSDYTSFPEHHVLSFKSDMKCVLQSVSGLKKIFKLSAAVVLIGSHPNLSFLKDQGCYLGHKSSQPITCKGNPVEIDTYTYECIKEANLFALGPLVGDNFVRFLKGGALGVTRCLATRQKKKQHLFVERGGDGIA from the exons ATGCCATTAGTTGAAGAAACTTCTTTACTGGAAGATTCATCAGTGACTTTTCCTGTGGTAATAATAG GAAATGGACCCTCAGGAATATGCCTTTCTTATATGTTATCAGGCTACAGACCATATTTATCATCAGAAACAATACACCCAAATACAATCTTAAATAGTAAATTAGAAGAAGCAAGACATCTTTCCATTGTTGATCAG GACTTAGAATACTTGTCTGAGGGCCTTGAGGGCCGATCATCCAATCCAGTTGCAGTACTTTTTGACACACTTCTTCATCCAGATGCTGACTTTGGGTATGATTATCCATCTGTTTTGCATTGGAAATTAGAGCAACATCATTATATCCCTCACTTAGTTCTTGGTAAAGGTCCACCTGGTGGGGCTTGGCAT AATATGGAAGGCTCCATGTTGACAATCAGCTTTGGAAGTTGGATGGAACTACCTGGACTTAAATTTAAGGACTGGGTATCAAGTAAACGAAG gaACCTAAAAGGGGATCGAGTTATGCCAGAGGAAGTAGCTCGCTACTATAAACATTATGTAAAAGTCATGGGTCTTCAGAAGAATTTCAGAGAGAATACTTACATAACTTCCGTATCAAGACTCTACAGAGAtcaagatgatgatgatagtcAAGACAGAGATATTTCAACAAAGCATTTACAGATAGAGAAGTCAAACTTTATCAAGAGAAACTGGGAAATTAGGGGTTATCAGCGAATAGCTGATGGTTCTCATGTTCCCTTCTGCCTCTTTGCTGAGAATGTAGCACTGGCAACTGGAACGTTGGATTCTCCTGCCCATCTGGAAATTGAAGGGGAagattttccttttgtgtttcatTCAATGCCTGAATTTGGAGCCGCTATAAACAAAGGAAAGTTGCGTGGCAAAGTGGATCCAGTGTTAATTGTAGGTTCTGGGCTTACTGCCGCTGATGCAGTACTGTGTGCTTACAACAGTAATATCCCTGTGATTCATGTGTTTCGCAGACGAGTAACTGATCCAAGCTTAATTTTCAAACAGCTTCCCAAAAAGCTGTATCCTGAATATCATAAAGTCTATCATATGATGTGTACTCAGTCATATTCTGTAGACTCAAATCTTTTATCTGATTATACCAGCTTTCCTGAGCACCATGTGCTTTCCTTTAAGTCGGACATGAAATGTGTTCTCCAAAGTGTTTCTggattgaagaaaatatttaagctGTCTGCAGCAGTAGTATTGATAGGTTCTCATCCTAATCTGTCTTTTCTGAAGGATCAAGGGTGTTACCTAGGCCATAAGTCAAGCCAGCCAATCACATGTAAGGGTAATCCTGTGGAAATAGATACATATACCTATGAGTGTATTAAAGAAGCCAACCTTTTTGCATTGGGTCCTTTGGTTGGAGACAATTTTGTTCGATTTTTAAAGGGAGGGGCACTGGGTGTTACACGCTGTTTAGctacaagacagaagaaaaagcagCATTTGTTTGTTGAAAGAGGAGGAGATGGGATAGCTTAA
- the OSGIN2 gene encoding oxidative stress-induced growth inhibitor 2 isoform X1: protein MPVWCCRCSLAGHFRNYSDTETEGEIFNSLVQYFGDNLGRKVKAMPLVEETSLLEDSSVTFPVVIIGNGPSGICLSYMLSGYRPYLSSETIHPNTILNSKLEEARHLSIVDQDLEYLSEGLEGRSSNPVAVLFDTLLHPDADFGYDYPSVLHWKLEQHHYIPHLVLGKGPPGGAWHNMEGSMLTISFGSWMELPGLKFKDWVSSKRRNLKGDRVMPEEVARYYKHYVKVMGLQKNFRENTYITSVSRLYRDQDDDDSQDRDISTKHLQIEKSNFIKRNWEIRGYQRIADGSHVPFCLFAENVALATGTLDSPAHLEIEGEDFPFVFHSMPEFGAAINKGKLRGKVDPVLIVGSGLTAADAVLCAYNSNIPVIHVFRRRVTDPSLIFKQLPKKLYPEYHKVYHMMCTQSYSVDSNLLSDYTSFPEHHVLSFKSDMKCVLQSVSGLKKIFKLSAAVVLIGSHPNLSFLKDQGCYLGHKSSQPITCKGNPVEIDTYTYECIKEANLFALGPLVGDNFVRFLKGGALGVTRCLATRQKKKQHLFVERGGDGIA, encoded by the exons ATGCCCGTGTGGTGCTGCCGCTGTTCCCTGGCCGGTCATTTCAG aaactatagtGACACTGAAACTGAAGGAGAGATTTTTAATTCCTTAGTGCAATACTTTGGTGATAATTTAGGGCGAAAAGTTAAAGCGATGCCATTAGTTGAAGAAACTTCTTTACTGGAAGATTCATCAGTGACTTTTCCTGTGGTAATAATAG GAAATGGACCCTCAGGAATATGCCTTTCTTATATGTTATCAGGCTACAGACCATATTTATCATCAGAAACAATACACCCAAATACAATCTTAAATAGTAAATTAGAAGAAGCAAGACATCTTTCCATTGTTGATCAG GACTTAGAATACTTGTCTGAGGGCCTTGAGGGCCGATCATCCAATCCAGTTGCAGTACTTTTTGACACACTTCTTCATCCAGATGCTGACTTTGGGTATGATTATCCATCTGTTTTGCATTGGAAATTAGAGCAACATCATTATATCCCTCACTTAGTTCTTGGTAAAGGTCCACCTGGTGGGGCTTGGCAT AATATGGAAGGCTCCATGTTGACAATCAGCTTTGGAAGTTGGATGGAACTACCTGGACTTAAATTTAAGGACTGGGTATCAAGTAAACGAAG gaACCTAAAAGGGGATCGAGTTATGCCAGAGGAAGTAGCTCGCTACTATAAACATTATGTAAAAGTCATGGGTCTTCAGAAGAATTTCAGAGAGAATACTTACATAACTTCCGTATCAAGACTCTACAGAGAtcaagatgatgatgatagtcAAGACAGAGATATTTCAACAAAGCATTTACAGATAGAGAAGTCAAACTTTATCAAGAGAAACTGGGAAATTAGGGGTTATCAGCGAATAGCTGATGGTTCTCATGTTCCCTTCTGCCTCTTTGCTGAGAATGTAGCACTGGCAACTGGAACGTTGGATTCTCCTGCCCATCTGGAAATTGAAGGGGAagattttccttttgtgtttcatTCAATGCCTGAATTTGGAGCCGCTATAAACAAAGGAAAGTTGCGTGGCAAAGTGGATCCAGTGTTAATTGTAGGTTCTGGGCTTACTGCCGCTGATGCAGTACTGTGTGCTTACAACAGTAATATCCCTGTGATTCATGTGTTTCGCAGACGAGTAACTGATCCAAGCTTAATTTTCAAACAGCTTCCCAAAAAGCTGTATCCTGAATATCATAAAGTCTATCATATGATGTGTACTCAGTCATATTCTGTAGACTCAAATCTTTTATCTGATTATACCAGCTTTCCTGAGCACCATGTGCTTTCCTTTAAGTCGGACATGAAATGTGTTCTCCAAAGTGTTTCTggattgaagaaaatatttaagctGTCTGCAGCAGTAGTATTGATAGGTTCTCATCCTAATCTGTCTTTTCTGAAGGATCAAGGGTGTTACCTAGGCCATAAGTCAAGCCAGCCAATCACATGTAAGGGTAATCCTGTGGAAATAGATACATATACCTATGAGTGTATTAAAGAAGCCAACCTTTTTGCATTGGGTCCTTTGGTTGGAGACAATTTTGTTCGATTTTTAAAGGGAGGGGCACTGGGTGTTACACGCTGTTTAGctacaagacagaagaaaaagcagCATTTGTTTGTTGAAAGAGGAGGAGATGGGATAGCTTAA